The Candidatus Tanganyikabacteria bacterium genome includes the window GGCCAGCGAGGGGCCTGCCGGCGCGGTCGCGGGCAGGGTGCGCGATCGGGCCGGCAATCCGCTCCCCGGCGCGCACTTGCGCTTCGAGAGCGAGGACGGGCTGCACCGGGCCGCGGTCGCCGGCCCGCGCGGCGATTTCCGCGTCAACCTGCCCGAAGGCGCCTACCACTCCATGGCGGCGAGCGAGGCCTTCATGCCGGCCCGCACGACCAAACCCGTGCGCGTGGCACCCGGCGAACCGGCGCGCCTGCTCTTCGCGCTCGCCGTCCCCGGCGATCTGGGCGCGAGTTCGACCGTCACGGTCGTGGGCGGCACGGCCGAGATCGC containing:
- a CDS encoding carboxypeptidase regulatory-like domain-containing protein, with the protein product MPNRRFAATSLLVLGATGGLLAAVLASEGPAGAVAGRVRDRAGNPLPGAHLRFESEDGLHRAAVAGPRGDFRVNLPEGAYHSMAASEAFMPARTTKPVRVAPGEPARLLFALAVPGDLGASSTVTVVGGTAEIAARPTVVLEWTPGWPRVPPGMVAGTWVLRESGGDPLPG